In Agromyces sp. 3263, a single genomic region encodes these proteins:
- a CDS encoding NUDIX domain-containing protein, with the protein MAETSAGILLYRRQPRLELFIGHMGGPFWRGKDASAWSIPKGTYTDEEPLAAALREFAEEVGRPAPEVAYEELGGFRYASGKLVTVFIGESDFDATDVRSNLFEIEWPPRSGRRQSFPELDSAGWFTPDEARERLVKGQRPAVEALVRRVG; encoded by the coding sequence ATGGCCGAGACCAGTGCGGGCATCCTGCTCTACCGACGACAGCCGCGGCTCGAGTTGTTCATCGGGCACATGGGCGGTCCGTTCTGGCGGGGCAAGGACGCTTCAGCGTGGTCCATCCCGAAGGGCACCTACACCGACGAGGAGCCGCTCGCCGCGGCGCTCCGCGAGTTCGCCGAGGAGGTCGGGCGGCCCGCGCCCGAGGTGGCGTACGAGGAGCTCGGCGGGTTCCGGTACGCCTCGGGCAAGCTCGTGACGGTCTTCATCGGCGAGTCGGACTTCGATGCCACCGACGTGCGAAGCAACCTGTTCGAGATCGAGTGGCCGCCGCGCTCGGGCCGCCGCCAGTCGTTCCCCGAGCTCGACTCCGCGGGCTGGTTCACCCCCGACGAGGCTCGCGAGCGGCTCGTCAAGGGCCAGCGGCCGGCGGTCGAGGCCCTGGTGCGCCGCGTCGGCTGA
- a CDS encoding BadF/BadG/BcrA/BcrD ATPase family protein — MKSVASAGWESDERPGGTWVLGIDVGGTGSRAVLAPSGATVAASGETSARRLEGGRVAVGEGGSSVSDVVVALIGDVRHRWPDAAIAGVGVGATGLASLVGSPDAAAARISDATAGAPVALTIDAVTAHLGALRGRGGAVVAVGTGAIAIGTDLAEHWKRVGGWGHLYDDRGSGAWIGIEALKAAIRTHDGVTTDAAALLSAAVERFGAAPSWPAQLLTRPDRAGLLAGFASDVAGLAASGDRVASDIMTRAGAEVAATLAAALDTGVPALAAGTGGVFGAGGGFTAAFEGEFARLAPHAELVASGGTPLDGAVRLARLAAAGDAPPQHPPFIWTSRPS, encoded by the coding sequence GTGAAGAGTGTCGCATCGGCCGGCTGGGAGAGTGACGAACGGCCCGGCGGCACGTGGGTGCTCGGCATCGATGTGGGCGGCACCGGCTCCCGGGCGGTCCTCGCACCGTCGGGGGCGACCGTCGCGGCGTCCGGCGAAACTTCGGCGCGCCGACTCGAGGGCGGCCGAGTCGCCGTCGGCGAGGGCGGTTCGAGCGTGTCCGACGTCGTCGTCGCGCTGATCGGCGACGTGCGGCATCGGTGGCCGGATGCCGCGATCGCCGGCGTCGGGGTCGGCGCCACCGGCCTCGCCTCACTCGTCGGATCGCCGGACGCCGCCGCCGCGCGGATCTCGGACGCGACTGCCGGCGCCCCCGTCGCGCTCACGATCGACGCCGTCACCGCGCACCTCGGCGCACTCCGCGGACGCGGCGGCGCGGTCGTCGCCGTCGGCACCGGCGCGATCGCGATCGGCACCGACCTCGCCGAGCACTGGAAGCGCGTCGGCGGCTGGGGACACCTCTACGACGACCGCGGCTCGGGCGCATGGATCGGCATCGAGGCGCTCAAGGCCGCCATCCGCACGCACGACGGCGTGACGACGGATGCCGCGGCGCTGCTCTCGGCGGCCGTCGAGCGATTCGGTGCCGCACCGAGCTGGCCCGCGCAGCTCCTGACCCGCCCCGACCGTGCCGGGCTGCTCGCCGGGTTCGCGTCCGACGTGGCCGGGCTCGCGGCATCCGGTGACCGCGTGGCATCCGACATCATGACGCGCGCGGGTGCCGAGGTCGCAGCGACCCTGGCGGCGGCGCTCGACACAGGTGTGCCGGCGCTCGCCGCGGGCACAGGTGGCGTGTTCGGCGCCGGCGGCGGCTTCACCGCGGCGTTCGAGGGCGAGTTCGCGCGGCTGGCCCCGCATGCCGAGCTCGTGGCGTCGGGTGGCACCCCGCTCGACGGCGCGGTTCGGCTCGCGCGGCTCGCCGCGGCAGGCGACGCGCCGCCGCAGCATCCGCCGTTCATCTGGACCTCGCGACCCAGCTGA
- the glsA gene encoding glutaminase A: MADAEPYEPTIPDLRDPVRAALDSVLDVARPHTDGALASYIPELTRADPEALGAALASVRGSVHESGDSETTFTIQSVSKPFVFALALEQSGLAEVIRHVGVEPSGEPFNAISLEPATGRPLNPLINAGAIVMSSLIAGDTAEEKFAVIHAGLNAFAARELDLDESVFESEHATGDRNRALAYLTQSAGTLGSTAEVATGAYFRQCSVSVNARDLAIMAATLANGGRNPISGERVIGEDVARWTTSVMTSCGMYDASGDWLVHVGLPAKSGVGGGIVAMQPEEFGIGTFSPRLDARGNSVRGIVMLRTLSERYGLHMLQHRGAPHSPIAQLERDDRVDESGRGGGDTIARLRGEVFFAGAEEVLTRLAPLVGDGGCLVLDFSNVTRVGSAAASLFRGLSDVAGVGPDGRPRVRVLDPEGVLVGDA, translated from the coding sequence ATGGCCGACGCCGAACCGTACGAGCCCACCATCCCGGACCTCCGGGATCCCGTCCGCGCCGCATTGGACTCGGTGCTCGACGTCGCCCGACCGCACACCGACGGCGCGCTCGCGTCGTACATCCCCGAGCTCACCAGGGCCGACCCCGAGGCGTTGGGCGCCGCGCTCGCGAGCGTCCGCGGCAGCGTGCACGAGTCGGGCGACAGCGAGACGACCTTCACCATCCAGTCGGTGTCGAAGCCGTTCGTGTTCGCGCTCGCCCTCGAGCAGTCGGGACTCGCCGAGGTGATCCGCCATGTGGGCGTCGAGCCGAGCGGCGAGCCGTTCAACGCCATCAGCCTCGAACCCGCAACCGGACGGCCGCTGAACCCGCTCATCAACGCTGGCGCGATCGTGATGAGTTCGCTCATCGCGGGCGACACGGCCGAGGAGAAGTTCGCGGTCATCCACGCCGGCCTCAACGCCTTCGCGGCCCGCGAGCTCGACCTCGACGAATCGGTGTTCGAGTCCGAGCACGCCACCGGCGACCGCAACCGCGCGCTCGCCTACCTCACCCAGTCGGCCGGCACCCTTGGCTCGACGGCCGAGGTGGCGACGGGCGCGTACTTCCGCCAGTGCTCCGTGTCGGTGAACGCGCGCGACCTCGCCATCATGGCGGCGACACTGGCGAACGGCGGCCGCAACCCGATCAGCGGCGAGCGCGTCATCGGCGAGGACGTCGCCCGCTGGACCACCTCGGTCATGACGAGCTGCGGCATGTACGACGCCTCCGGGGACTGGCTCGTGCACGTGGGACTGCCCGCGAAGAGCGGCGTCGGCGGCGGCATCGTCGCGATGCAGCCCGAGGAGTTCGGCATCGGCACGTTCAGTCCGCGGCTCGACGCGCGCGGCAACAGCGTGCGCGGCATCGTCATGCTGCGCACGCTGTCGGAGCGGTACGGGCTGCACATGCTGCAGCATCGCGGCGCGCCGCATTCCCCGATCGCCCAGCTCGAGCGCGACGACCGGGTCGACGAGAGCGGGCGCGGCGGCGGCGACACCATCGCGCGGCTGCGTGGCGAGGTGTTCTTCGCCGGTGCCGAGGAGGTGCTCACCAGGCTCGCTCCGCTCGTCGGCGATGGCGGATGCCTCGTGCTCGATTTCTCGAACGTCACCCGTGTCGGAAGTGCGGCGGCCTCGCTGTTCCGCGGCCTGTCGGATGTCGCGGGCGTCGGCCCCGACGGCCGTCCGCGCGTCAGGGTGCTGGATCCCGAGGGCGTGCTCGTCGGCGACGCCTGA